The following are from one region of the Prevotella sp. HUN102 genome:
- a CDS encoding AraC family transcriptional regulator produces the protein MTKYNITPKKEKAAVYRNLVSPELMDELKEKILNIVLIQQKYKDKNYSAKKLAEDLGTNTRYISAVVNVRFHTNYTSFVNKFRIEEAMALLTDKRYQELNMEDISDMVGFANRQSFYASFYKVNGMTPREYKLAHYKELPADQKEEKKAGRKGK, from the coding sequence ATGACTAAGTATAACATTACCCCGAAAAAGGAAAAGGCGGCTGTTTACAGAAATCTCGTCAGTCCTGAATTGATGGATGAACTCAAAGAGAAAATCCTCAACATTGTACTTATTCAGCAGAAATATAAGGACAAGAACTATTCTGCCAAGAAACTGGCGGAAGACCTTGGCACGAATACGAGATACATTTCGGCTGTGGTGAACGTTCGTTTCCATACGAACTATACTTCCTTCGTAAACAAATTCAGAATCGAGGAGGCGATGGCTCTGCTCACGGACAAACGCTATCAGGAACTGAATATGGAGGATATCAGCGATATGGTGGGCTTCGCCAACAGGCAGTCGTTCTACGCGTCGTTCTATAAAGTGAACGGAATGACGCCGAGAGAGTATAAACTGGCTCACTACAAGGAGCTGCCTGCCGACCAGAAAGAGGAAAAGAAGGCCGGAAGGAAGGGCAAGTAG
- the carB gene encoding carbamoyl-phosphate synthase (glutamine-hydrolyzing) large subunit produces the protein MKDETIKKVLLLGSGALKIGEAGEFDYSGSQALKALREEGVSTVLINPNIATVQTSEGVADQIYYLPVQPYFVEEVIKKEKPDGILLSFGGQTALNCGVELDRLGILDKYGVKVLGTPVKAIMNTEDRELFVEQLDEINVKTIKSEACEDVQSAREAAQSLGYPVIIRAAYALGGLGSGFADNEDELNKLCEKAFSFSPQVLVEKSLKGWKEIEYEVVRDRYDNCITVCNMENFDPLGIHTGESIVIAPSQTLSNSEYHKLRDLAIRIVRHIGIVGECNVQYAFDPQSEDYRVIEVNARLSRSSALASKATGYPLAFVAAKLGMGYGLFELNNSVTKTTSAFFEPALDYVVCKIPRWDLSKFRGVDKELGSSMKSVGEVMAIGRNFEEAIQKGLRMIGQGMHGYVENKELEIADIDAALREPTDKRIFVISKAMHRGYTVDQIHELTKIDKWFLNKLKHIIDIDEELKQKNINTLDRELLRSAKVYGFTDFQIARAVGLEGEKSNMHKAMLVVRKLRKNYGILPVVKQIDTLAAEYPAQTNYLYVTYAGVKSDVSFANDRNSVIVLGSGAYRIGSSVEFDWCGVQALNTIRKQGYRSIMINYNPETVSTDYDMCDRLYFDELTFERVMDIIDLECPHGVVVSTGGQIPNNLAMHLDAENVPILGTQAKDIDNAEDRAKFSSMLTENNINQPEWQALTSMDDIEEFVGRVGFPVLVRPSYVLSGAAMNVCSNKDELTRFLQLAANVSVDHPVVVSKFIENAKEIEMDAVARDGEILAYAISEHIEFAGVHSGDATIQFPPQKLYVETVRRVKRISRQIAKELHINGPFNIQFMARDNDILVIECNLRASRSFPFVSKVLKLNLIDLATKVMLGIPVEKPNKNLFDLDYVGIKASQFSFNRLQKADPVLGVDMSSTGEVGCLGDDSSTALLKSMLSVGHRIPKKNILLSTGGAKQKAEMLDAAKTLKAHGYDIFATGGTSRFLTDNGIENTLVYWPSDEGKQPQALDLLHEKKIDMVVNIPKDLSPRELTNGYKIRRATIDLNVPLITNSRLASAFITAFCNVKLEDIDIKAWGEY, from the coding sequence ATGAAAGACGAAACTATAAAGAAAGTCCTGCTCTTAGGTTCAGGCGCGTTAAAAATCGGCGAAGCCGGCGAGTTCGACTATTCCGGCTCTCAAGCATTGAAAGCCTTGCGCGAAGAGGGTGTTTCTACTGTCCTCATCAATCCGAACATCGCAACGGTTCAGACCTCGGAAGGCGTGGCAGACCAGATTTACTATCTCCCCGTTCAGCCCTACTTCGTGGAGGAAGTGATAAAGAAGGAGAAGCCGGACGGCATTCTCCTGTCCTTCGGCGGACAGACTGCGCTCAACTGCGGCGTGGAATTAGACCGTCTCGGTATTCTCGACAAGTACGGCGTAAAGGTGCTCGGCACGCCCGTAAAGGCGATTATGAACACCGAGGACCGTGAACTCTTCGTTGAGCAGCTCGACGAAATCAACGTGAAGACCATCAAGAGCGAGGCTTGCGAGGATGTTCAGAGCGCACGCGAGGCAGCACAGTCGCTCGGCTATCCCGTAATCATCCGTGCCGCATACGCTCTGGGAGGCCTCGGCAGCGGTTTTGCCGACAACGAGGACGAACTCAACAAGCTCTGCGAGAAAGCATTCTCGTTCTCTCCGCAGGTGCTTGTGGAAAAGAGCCTGAAGGGCTGGAAGGAAATAGAGTACGAGGTGGTGCGCGACCGTTATGACAACTGCATCACCGTCTGCAATATGGAAAACTTCGACCCTCTCGGCATCCACACCGGCGAGTCTATCGTCATTGCGCCGTCGCAGACTCTCTCCAACAGCGAGTACCACAAGCTCCGCGATCTGGCCATCCGTATCGTGCGCCACATCGGCATCGTGGGCGAATGCAACGTGCAGTATGCCTTCGACCCTCAGAGCGAGGACTACCGCGTAATCGAAGTAAACGCACGCCTTTCCCGTTCCTCAGCCCTCGCAAGCAAGGCCACGGGCTATCCTCTGGCTTTCGTTGCCGCCAAACTGGGTATGGGCTACGGCCTCTTCGAGCTGAACAACTCCGTAACCAAGACCACATCGGCTTTCTTCGAGCCGGCTCTGGACTACGTTGTCTGCAAGATTCCACGCTGGGACTTGAGCAAGTTCCGAGGTGTAGACAAGGAATTGGGCTCAAGTATGAAGTCCGTCGGCGAGGTAATGGCCATCGGACGCAACTTCGAGGAAGCCATTCAGAAGGGACTCCGTATGATCGGGCAGGGAATGCACGGCTACGTTGAGAACAAGGAACTCGAGATTGCCGACATCGACGCTGCCCTCAGAGAACCCACCGACAAGCGCATCTTCGTCATTTCAAAGGCGATGCACAGGGGCTACACCGTGGACCAGATTCACGAACTGACGAAAATAGACAAGTGGTTCCTCAACAAGCTGAAGCACATCATCGACATCGACGAGGAACTGAAGCAGAAAAACATCAACACGCTCGACAGGGAACTGCTCCGTTCGGCAAAGGTCTACGGATTCACCGACTTCCAGATTGCGCGCGCCGTAGGGCTTGAGGGCGAGAAGAGCAATATGCACAAGGCGATGCTCGTGGTGCGCAAGCTGCGCAAGAACTACGGCATTCTCCCTGTTGTGAAGCAGATTGACACGCTCGCTGCCGAATATCCCGCACAGACCAACTATCTCTACGTAACCTATGCGGGCGTAAAGTCGGACGTGAGTTTCGCAAACGACCGCAACAGCGTCATCGTTCTCGGCTCGGGAGCCTACCGTATCGGCAGTTCCGTAGAGTTCGACTGGTGCGGCGTTCAGGCTCTGAACACGATTCGCAAGCAGGGCTACCGTTCCATTATGATCAACTACAACCCCGAAACCGTGTCCACCGACTACGATATGTGCGACCGTCTCTACTTCGACGAACTCACCTTCGAGCGCGTTATGGACATCATCGACCTCGAGTGTCCTCACGGCGTGGTTGTTTCCACCGGCGGGCAGATTCCGAACAACCTCGCAATGCACCTCGATGCTGAGAACGTGCCCATCCTCGGCACGCAGGCAAAGGACATCGACAATGCCGAAGACCGCGCCAAATTCTCGTCGATGCTCACCGAAAACAACATCAATCAGCCCGAATGGCAGGCTCTGACGAGTATGGACGACATTGAGGAATTTGTAGGACGTGTGGGATTCCCCGTCCTCGTCCGCCCGTCCTATGTACTCTCCGGTGCTGCAATGAACGTATGTTCAAACAAGGACGAGCTTACACGCTTCCTCCAACTGGCAGCCAACGTCAGCGTGGACCATCCGGTTGTAGTGAGCAAGTTCATCGAGAATGCCAAGGAAATAGAGATGGACGCCGTGGCGCGCGACGGCGAAATACTCGCCTATGCCATTTCAGAGCACATAGAGTTTGCCGGAGTACACTCGGGCGACGCCACCATACAGTTCCCTCCGCAGAAACTCTACGTGGAGACGGTTCGCCGCGTGAAGCGCATCAGCCGTCAGATAGCAAAGGAACTCCACATCAACGGGCCGTTCAACATCCAGTTTATGGCGCGCGACAACGACATCCTCGTCATAGAGTGCAACCTCCGTGCGAGCCGTTCGTTCCCCTTCGTGAGCAAGGTGCTGAAGCTCAACCTCATCGACCTCGCCACAAAGGTAATGCTCGGAATCCCTGTTGAGAAGCCGAATAAGAACCTCTTCGACCTCGACTATGTAGGCATCAAGGCGAGCCAGTTCTCCTTCAACCGATTGCAGAAGGCCGATCCGGTGCTCGGCGTGGATATGAGTTCCACAGGCGAGGTGGGCTGCCTCGGCGATGACTCCTCAACAGCCCTGCTCAAGAGTATGCTTTCCGTGGGACACCGCATCCCGAAGAAGAACATTCTCCTTTCAACCGGCGGAGCAAAGCAGAAAGCCGAGATGCTCGATGCTGCCAAAACGCTCAAGGCGCACGGCTACGACATCTTTGCAACGGGCGGCACTTCAAGGTTTCTCACAGACAACGGCATTGAGAACACGCTGGTGTACTGGCCGTCCGACGAGGGCAAGCAGCCGCAGGCACTCGACCTTCTTCACGAAAAGAAGATTGATATGGTGGTGAACATTCCGAAAGACCTCAGTCCGCGCGAGCTGACCAACGGCTACAAGATTCGCCGTGCGACCATCGACCTCAATGTTCCGCTGATTACCAACAGCCGTCTGGCCAGTGCCTTCATCACAGCTTTCTGCAACGTGAAGCTCGAAGACATCGACATCAAGGCTTGGGGCGAATACTAA
- the queG gene encoding tRNA epoxyqueuosine(34) reductase QueG, which produces MNKENRQDTFIGNVDSSTHNVGEEPHSRIWRSSERSSGSEQPSLASPHSLSHIKAEALRLGFFACGAAKAEAVDKATADLVHGWIDTGSQADMAYMANHTDKRLDPRLLVPGTETILSLAMNYAPSQPMPENEYQFAAYAYGQDYHEVMKERMRELVATLFPQHSLPHPPSSSHAQKQSSDSRSTDSDAQIRIFCDTAPVLERYWAWKAGLGWIGKSHQLIIPRAGTMFFLGEIFLPFALDDYDSPMESRCGNCHRCIEACPTCAIKDTPGFDAEKCLSYQLIENRGELSEQAKRTMGNTIYGCDRCQTACPWNRFATPNTEPAFQPKPELLQMKKEDWHNLTVEEYRQLFKGSAVKRAKFEGLKRNIDARKENG; this is translated from the coding sequence ATGAATAAGGAGAACAGACAAGATACATTCATCGGCAACGTCGATTCCTCAACCCACAACGTCGGCGAGGAACCTCATTCCCGCATTTGGCGAAGCTCTGAAAGGTCTTCAGGCTCGGAACAACCCAGCCTCGCATCTCCTCATTCCTTATCACACATCAAAGCCGAGGCACTCCGTCTCGGCTTTTTCGCCTGTGGCGCAGCCAAAGCCGAAGCCGTAGACAAAGCCACGGCAGACTTGGTTCACGGCTGGATAGACACCGGAAGTCAGGCAGATATGGCTTATATGGCCAACCACACCGACAAGCGTCTCGACCCACGCCTGCTCGTTCCCGGCACTGAAACCATCCTCTCACTGGCTATGAACTACGCACCCTCGCAGCCAATGCCCGAAAATGAATACCAGTTTGCCGCATACGCCTACGGTCAGGACTATCACGAAGTGATGAAAGAACGGATGCGCGAACTCGTCGCCACTCTCTTTCCACAGCATTCCCTGCCCCACCCTCCTTCGTCTTCGCACGCTCAAAAACAATCTTCCGATTCTCGAAGCACAGATTCCGATGCGCAGATCCGCATTTTCTGCGACACAGCCCCCGTTCTCGAACGTTATTGGGCGTGGAAAGCCGGACTGGGCTGGATAGGAAAGAGTCATCAGCTCATCATTCCCCGCGCCGGCACGATGTTTTTCCTCGGCGAGATTTTCCTCCCTTTCGCACTCGACGACTACGATTCGCCGATGGAGAGCCGTTGCGGCAACTGCCACCGTTGCATAGAAGCCTGTCCCACGTGTGCCATCAAGGACACTCCGGGTTTCGATGCAGAGAAATGCCTCTCCTATCAGCTCATCGAAAACCGTGGCGAACTATCCGAACAGGCGAAGAGAACAATGGGAAACACCATCTACGGCTGCGACCGTTGTCAGACTGCCTGCCCTTGGAATCGTTTTGCCACACCCAACACCGAACCGGCATTCCAGCCCAAGCCCGAACTCCTTCAGATGAAAAAGGAGGATTGGCACAACCTTACCGTAGAAGAGTACCGCCAACTTTTCAAGGGTTCAGCCGTGAAGCGCGCAAAATTTGAAGGGCTGAAGCGGAATATAGACGCCAGAAAGGAAAACGGATAA
- a CDS encoding DNA alkylation repair protein, giving the protein MTEETHEKLKKIKQSFRLFMDGITSTSMRKKGVDYKINWGIPLPRLKEMASEYGKDYSLAIELWKENIRECKVLATLIMPAEEMEADLVDIWMEQVSNQEIAEVLAFNLLRHVDFAPILAYQFIASDNTMKQVCGYQLLACLFSDGKAPNERGINEFVDQAKTSFQSDEIAVKHAVYSCIMKFCDLGDEYEQIATKAFAEFDIL; this is encoded by the coding sequence ATGACAGAAGAAACGCACGAGAAACTGAAGAAAATAAAGCAGTCGTTCCGTTTGTTTATGGACGGAATCACTTCCACTTCTATGCGCAAGAAGGGTGTGGACTACAAGATAAACTGGGGGATTCCCCTGCCGCGGCTGAAGGAAATGGCCTCGGAATACGGCAAGGACTATTCCCTCGCAATCGAACTGTGGAAGGAGAACATCCGTGAATGCAAGGTGCTCGCCACGCTGATTATGCCTGCCGAAGAGATGGAAGCCGACCTTGTGGACATCTGGATGGAGCAGGTGAGTAATCAGGAAATTGCCGAAGTGCTGGCTTTCAACCTGCTCCGCCACGTGGACTTTGCCCCGATACTGGCCTATCAGTTCATAGCCTCCGACAACACGATGAAACAGGTGTGCGGCTATCAGCTCTTGGCCTGTCTCTTCTCCGACGGAAAAGCCCCGAACGAGCGCGGCATCAACGAGTTTGTGGATCAGGCGAAGACGAGTTTCCAGAGCGATGAGATTGCCGTGAAGCACGCCGTTTACAGTTGCATAATGAAGTTCTGCGACCTCGGCGACGAATACGAGCAGATAGCCACGAAAGCCTTTGCGGAATTTGATATACTCTGA
- the carA gene encoding glutamine-hydrolyzing carbamoyl-phosphate synthase small subunit: protein MRNVTLVLNDGTEFHGKSFGHDAPVAGEVVFNTAMMGYPESLTDPSYAGQLLTMTFPLVGNYGVPPFTIGENRIPSFMESDKIYASALIVSDYSEEYSHWNAVESLSAWLKREKVTGITGIDTRELTKVLREHGVMMGKILFDDEPENVPEADYEGVNFVDRVSTKDIIRYNEGVGKKVVLVDCGVKANIIRELVDRKVEVIRVPWNYDYTSMEYDGLFLANGPGDPDMCSDAVEIIRKQMSISTKPICGICMGNQLLSKAAGASIYKLKYGHRGHNQPVRMVGTNKCFVTSQNHGYAVDAKTLGKDWEELFVNMNDGSNEGIRHKTNPWFSSQFHPEASSGPVDTEFMFDKFVETLK from the coding sequence ATGAGAAACGTAACTTTAGTCTTAAACGACGGAACGGAATTTCACGGAAAATCGTTTGGCCACGACGCTCCGGTTGCCGGCGAAGTTGTTTTCAACACGGCGATGATGGGCTACCCCGAGAGCCTTACAGACCCCTCTTATGCCGGGCAGTTGCTCACAATGACTTTCCCCTTAGTCGGTAATTACGGCGTTCCGCCATTTACCATCGGCGAGAACCGCATCCCATCCTTTATGGAGAGTGATAAAATCTATGCCTCTGCGCTCATCGTGTCAGACTATAGTGAGGAATATTCTCATTGGAACGCCGTGGAAAGCCTCTCGGCGTGGCTCAAGCGCGAGAAAGTTACGGGCATTACAGGCATCGACACACGCGAGCTGACAAAGGTGCTGCGCGAGCACGGCGTGATGATGGGCAAGATTCTCTTCGACGACGAGCCGGAGAACGTGCCCGAAGCCGACTACGAGGGCGTGAACTTCGTAGACCGTGTTTCAACGAAAGACATCATCCGATACAATGAAGGTGTGGGCAAGAAGGTCGTCCTCGTGGACTGCGGCGTGAAGGCGAACATCATCCGTGAGCTTGTAGACCGAAAGGTGGAAGTGATCCGAGTGCCTTGGAACTACGACTACACTTCGATGGAATACGACGGACTTTTCCTTGCAAACGGTCCCGGCGACCCCGATATGTGCAGCGACGCAGTGGAAATCATCCGTAAGCAGATGAGCATCAGCACAAAGCCTATCTGCGGCATCTGTATGGGCAACCAGCTGCTCTCGAAAGCTGCCGGTGCGAGCATCTACAAGCTGAAATACGGACACCGGGGCCACAACCAGCCCGTGCGAATGGTGGGTACTAACAAGTGCTTCGTTACCTCACAGAACCACGGATACGCCGTAGATGCAAAGACGCTTGGCAAGGACTGGGAAGAACTCTTCGTGAATATGAACGACGGCAGCAACGAGGGCATCCGTCATAAAACCAACCCTTGGTTCAGCTCGCAGTTCCATCCCGAGGCAAGCTCCGGTCCGGTAGATACAGAATTTATGTTTGACAAATTTGTAGAAACACTGAAATAA
- a CDS encoding dihydrofolate reductase produces the protein MREETFRFSDERFGDLQMLRYHLDGFEALSLRQKQYIYYLSEATLYGRDITFDQFGKYNLRIRRALEAVYVSETDRESENFKALELYLKRVWFSNGIYHHYGSEKFVPGFSQSYFRDALLNVDSGLLGMDENESVSTFINSIFPVIFDPEVLPKKVNKADGVDIIETSACNYYEGVSQEEVEQFYQKAKNAADTVHPISHGLNSTLVKDGGELKEVVWRLGGKYGRAIEKIVYWLEKATQYCENGEQKRIIGLLTEYYKTGDLSVFDEYSIAWVGEHEGRIDFINGFIEVYGDPLGLKASWEGIVHFKDMEATKRTQTISQNAQWFEDHSPVAQQFKKEKVKGVTANVVCAAMLGGDEYPSTAIGINLPNADWIRAEYGSKSVTISNLTHAYNMAAKGNGFLSEFVIDAATLAMIEQYGDQTDNLHTDLHECLGHGSGKLLPGTDSDALKNYGNTVEEARADLFGLYYMADEKLLELGLLESNEAYKAQYYTYMMNGLMTQLVRINPGKQIEESHMQNRALIARWAVELGTESNVIEVVRRKTADGKAEKSFVLINDYAALRNIFAIQLAEIQRIKSEGDYEAARSLVEKYAIKIDESLHNEILDRYAHLNIAPYKGFLNPVLKPVYNEENEIADIEVDYTEGYAEQMLRYSKEYGTL, from the coding sequence ATGAGAGAAGAAACATTCAGGTTTTCGGACGAACGCTTCGGAGACCTGCAAATGCTTCGGTATCATTTAGATGGTTTCGAAGCATTGTCGTTGCGACAGAAACAATACATATACTACCTTTCAGAGGCCACGCTCTACGGAAGAGACATCACATTCGACCAGTTCGGAAAGTACAATCTTCGAATCCGTCGTGCGCTCGAGGCCGTGTACGTGTCGGAAACCGACCGCGAGAGCGAGAATTTCAAGGCTTTGGAACTCTATCTGAAGAGGGTATGGTTCTCTAACGGCATCTACCACCACTACGGTTCGGAGAAGTTTGTCCCCGGATTCTCGCAGTCTTACTTCCGCGATGCACTCCTGAACGTGGACAGCGGGCTGCTGGGAATGGATGAAAATGAATCCGTTTCAACCTTCATCAATTCCATCTTTCCCGTAATCTTCGATCCGGAGGTGTTGCCGAAGAAGGTAAACAAGGCTGACGGAGTGGACATCATCGAGACCTCGGCGTGCAATTACTACGAGGGCGTGTCGCAAGAAGAAGTGGAGCAGTTCTATCAGAAGGCGAAGAATGCTGCCGACACGGTGCACCCCATATCCCACGGACTCAATTCCACACTCGTGAAAGACGGTGGAGAGCTGAAGGAAGTGGTATGGAGACTCGGTGGGAAATATGGCAGGGCGATAGAGAAAATCGTATATTGGTTGGAGAAGGCCACTCAATATTGCGAGAACGGCGAGCAGAAGCGCATCATCGGTCTGCTGACGGAATACTACAAGACCGGCGACCTGTCCGTTTTCGATGAATATTCCATTGCTTGGGTGGGCGAACACGAAGGCCGTATCGACTTCATCAACGGCTTCATCGAGGTCTACGGCGACCCTCTCGGACTGAAAGCGTCGTGGGAAGGCATCGTACACTTCAAGGATATGGAGGCAACGAAGCGCACGCAGACCATATCGCAGAATGCACAGTGGTTTGAAGACCATTCGCCGGTGGCACAGCAGTTCAAGAAAGAGAAGGTAAAGGGCGTAACGGCGAACGTTGTCTGTGCGGCAATGCTCGGCGGCGACGAATACCCCTCTACGGCTATCGGCATCAATCTGCCCAATGCCGACTGGATTAGAGCCGAATACGGCTCGAAGAGCGTTACGATTTCCAATCTCACCCACGCTTACAATATGGCGGCGAAGGGCAACGGATTCCTGTCGGAATTTGTCATTGACGCCGCCACGCTGGCAATGATAGAGCAGTACGGCGACCAGACCGACAACCTGCACACCGACCTTCACGAATGTCTCGGGCACGGAAGCGGCAAACTTCTGCCGGGAACGGACTCCGATGCTCTGAAGAACTACGGTAATACGGTTGAGGAAGCGCGCGCCGATCTCTTCGGTCTGTACTATATGGCCGACGAAAAGCTCTTGGAACTCGGGCTTTTAGAGTCCAACGAAGCCTACAAAGCTCAATACTACACCTATATGATGAACGGGCTGATGACGCAGTTGGTGCGCATCAATCCCGGAAAACAGATTGAGGAATCGCACATGCAGAACCGTGCATTGATTGCCCGATGGGCTGTGGAACTGGGCACGGAAAGCAACGTGATAGAAGTCGTCAGGCGGAAGACGGCTGACGGCAAGGCGGAAAAGTCGTTTGTGCTCATCAACGATTATGCAGCATTGCGCAACATCTTTGCCATTCAACTGGCTGAAATCCAACGAATAAAAAGTGAGGGCGACTACGAGGCGGCACGCAGTCTTGTAGAAAAGTATGCAATAAAGATTGACGAAAGTCTGCACAATGAGATACTCGACCGCTATGCGCACCTGAATATCGCCCCTTACAAGGGATTCCTGAACCCGGTGCTGAAACCAGTATATAATGAAGAAAACGAAATCGCAGACATCGAAGTGGACTATACCGAAGGGTATGCCGAACAGATGCTGCGCTATTCAAAAGAATACGGTACGCTATGA
- a CDS encoding polysaccharide deacetylase family protein, with protein sequence MLIEQPARWVRWLYPHALWRMDPDDRSVYLTFDDGPIPEATPFILDTLDQFGAKATFFMVGDNVRKHPEIYEEVLRRGHLVGNHTYHHLGSFRHWTLTYAVDVTEADGLIHSRFFRPPHGWLRHTVYWWVKQKYRVVMWDLVTRDYSKWLTGEDVLNNVKKYARNGSIITFHDSLKSIEKLRYALPEALKWLKEQGYEFKVFKEGD encoded by the coding sequence ATGCTCATAGAACAACCGGCAAGATGGGTGCGGTGGCTCTATCCCCACGCACTGTGGCGAATGGATCCGGACGACCGTTCCGTGTATCTCACCTTCGACGATGGTCCCATTCCCGAGGCTACGCCCTTCATCCTCGACACCTTGGACCAGTTCGGGGCAAAGGCCACCTTCTTTATGGTGGGCGACAACGTGCGCAAGCATCCCGAAATCTATGAGGAGGTGCTGCGCCGAGGGCATCTCGTGGGCAATCACACCTACCACCATCTCGGCTCGTTCAGACATTGGACGCTTACCTATGCCGTGGACGTAACCGAAGCAGATGGCCTGATTCATTCCCGGTTCTTCCGCCCACCCCACGGTTGGCTGCGCCATACGGTCTACTGGTGGGTGAAGCAGAAATACAGAGTAGTGATGTGGGACCTCGTAACACGCGATTACTCCAAATGGCTCACAGGCGAAGACGTGCTGAACAACGTGAAGAAATATGCCCGAAACGGCTCCATCATCACTTTCCACGACTCGCTCAAGAGCATAGAAAAGCTGCGCTACGCTCTGCCCGAAGCTCTGAAATGGCTCAAGGAACAGGGCTATGAGTTCAAGGTGTTCAAGGAAGGCGATTAA